The proteins below are encoded in one region of Pacificitalea manganoxidans:
- a CDS encoding ComEC/Rec2 family competence protein, with protein sequence MPGLTHALLAQRGHLLLWVPVCLGVGIGVYFSLPAEPSAVHWLVLALAAACAAALASHAGEAAAPLVWALVLVAVGVALGGWRSHQVSAPVLGFRYYGPVEGRIVAIDRSASDAVRLTLDRVRLDRVSPARRPERVRVSLHGDQRWLTPAPGQRIAMTAHLGPPNGPVEPGGFDFQRHAWFDRLGAVGYTRTPALLLAPANPDDLTLRLFVWRMALAQAIRDRVAGQPGAVAAAILTGDRSAINGTVTETLRAANTSHLLAISGLHMGLLTGTVFTALRFLIALWPWLALRAPAKKIAAAGALGAGAGYLLLSGGSVSTERAFVMVAVMLSAVLLERRAISLRAVALAAILVLLRRPEELMGPGFQMSFAATTALVAVFEGVRHRREAQARARSIAGLAPPRRWPRGTGWIAGTILSSLVAGLATAPFAAAQFNRVADYGLIANLASVPVMGALVMPAGVLAAVLAPLGLAEIGLAPMAWGLRWILWVAQQVSGLDGAVSTVAAPGPWVMPVLSLSALFLMLWQGHGRWGGVAGIALAALLWTQSERPLLLIADDGALAGILTAEGRALTKARGSSFAAGIWLENDGDPTAQAQAAARAGWTGPPEDRRAVVAGLPVRVMSGRGQAARLGGRCGPGLLVTSVEITPPPAGPCRLLDPPARRATGALAVDGQGRLITARAQQGARPWVP encoded by the coding sequence ATGCCGGGGCTGACCCACGCGCTGTTAGCGCAGCGGGGGCATCTGCTGTTGTGGGTGCCGGTGTGTCTGGGCGTTGGGATTGGTGTCTATTTTTCCCTGCCGGCGGAGCCTTCGGCGGTGCATTGGCTGGTTCTGGCGCTGGCCGCTGCCTGCGCGGCGGCGCTGGCCTCTCATGCGGGGGAGGCCGCAGCACCGCTGGTCTGGGCGCTGGTGCTGGTGGCGGTGGGCGTGGCGCTAGGCGGGTGGCGCAGCCATCAGGTCAGCGCGCCGGTGCTGGGGTTTCGTTACTATGGGCCGGTCGAAGGGCGCATCGTGGCCATCGACAGATCGGCCTCTGACGCGGTGCGGCTGACACTGGACCGGGTGCGGCTGGATCGGGTCAGCCCCGCGCGGCGGCCCGAGCGGGTCCGGGTCTCGCTGCATGGGGATCAGCGCTGGCTGACCCCGGCGCCGGGGCAGCGGATCGCGATGACCGCGCATCTGGGACCGCCCAATGGCCCGGTCGAGCCCGGCGGCTTCGATTTTCAGCGTCACGCGTGGTTTGATCGGCTGGGCGCGGTGGGCTACACGCGCACCCCGGCCCTGTTGCTTGCCCCCGCGAACCCCGACGATCTGACACTGCGGCTGTTCGTCTGGCGCATGGCGTTGGCGCAGGCGATCCGCGACCGCGTGGCAGGACAGCCCGGCGCGGTCGCGGCAGCGATCCTGACCGGCGACAGATCGGCGATCAACGGCACCGTCACCGAAACCCTGCGCGCGGCCAACACCTCCCATTTGCTGGCGATTTCCGGCCTGCATATGGGGCTGCTGACAGGAACGGTGTTTACGGCATTGCGGTTTCTCATCGCGCTCTGGCCGTGGCTGGCGCTGCGCGCCCCGGCCAAGAAGATCGCCGCCGCCGGGGCGCTTGGTGCCGGGGCGGGCTATCTGCTGTTGTCCGGCGGATCGGTGTCGACCGAGCGGGCGTTTGTGATGGTGGCGGTGATGCTGAGCGCGGTGCTGCTGGAGCGGCGCGCGATCAGCCTGCGGGCCGTGGCGCTGGCGGCGATCCTCGTGCTATTGCGCCGGCCCGAGGAATTGATGGGGCCGGGGTTTCAGATGTCCTTTGCCGCGACCACCGCGCTGGTCGCCGTGTTCGAAGGGGTGCGTCACCGGCGCGAGGCACAGGCGCGGGCCCGCAGCATCGCAGGGCTTGCCCCGCCACGCCGCTGGCCGCGCGGCACCGGTTGGATTGCGGGCACGATCCTGTCGTCGCTGGTGGCCGGGCTCGCGACCGCGCCTTTTGCGGCAGCGCAGTTCAACCGGGTCGCGGATTACGGCCTGATCGCCAATCTCGCTTCGGTGCCGGTGATGGGGGCTTTGGTGATGCCTGCGGGCGTGCTGGCCGCCGTGCTGGCGCCCCTTGGGCTGGCCGAAATCGGTTTGGCGCCGATGGCTTGGGGCCTGCGCTGGATATTATGGGTGGCGCAGCAGGTGTCCGGGCTGGACGGCGCGGTCAGCACCGTGGCCGCGCCCGGCCCGTGGGTGATGCCGGTTCTGAGCCTGTCGGCCTTGTTTTTAATGCTATGGCAGGGGCACGGGCGCTGGGGCGGTGTGGCGGGCATCGCGCTTGCCGCGCTGCTATGGACCCAGTCCGAGCGCCCGCTTCTGCTGATTGCCGACGATGGCGCGCTGGCCGGGATTCTGACGGCAGAGGGGCGGGCGCTGACCAAAGCGCGCGGCAGCAGCTTCGCCGCCGGGATCTGGCTTGAAAACGATGGTGATCCGACGGCGCAGGCGCAGGCGGCCGCGCGGGCAGGCTGGACCGGCCCGCCCGAGGATCGTCGCGCGGTGGTGGCGGGGCTGCCGGTGCGGGTAATGTCGGGGCGGGGTCAGGCCGCGCGGCTGGGCGGGCGCTGCGGCCCCGGCCTGCTTGTCACCAGTGTCGAGATCACGCCACCGCCCGCCGGACCCTGCCGCTTGCTTGACCCGCCCGCACGGCGGGCGACCGGGGCGCTGGCCGTAGACGGGCAGGGACGGCTGATCACCGCACGGGCGCAACAGGGCGCGCGCCCATGGGTGCCGTGA
- the xth gene encoding exodeoxyribonuclease III has protein sequence MKIASFNINGIKARHPALCDWLDEAQPDVALLQEIKSVDEGFPRELFEDRGYNVETHGQKGFNGVAILSKLPLEDVTRGLPGDDTDEQARWIEATVVGDRAVRVCGLYLPNGNPAPGPKYDYKLAWMARMKTRAAELLTSEEPVVLAGDYNVIPQPEDAARPEAWTEDALFLPQTRAAFREILSLGYTEAFRARTRGPGHYTFWDYQAGAWNRNHGIRIDHLLLSPQAADLLTDCQIDKDVRGREKPSDHVPIWVDLDA, from the coding sequence ATGAAGATCGCCAGCTTCAACATCAACGGCATCAAGGCCCGGCATCCCGCGCTCTGTGACTGGCTCGATGAGGCACAGCCGGATGTCGCGCTGTTGCAGGAGATCAAATCCGTGGACGAGGGCTTCCCACGGGAGCTGTTCGAGGATCGCGGCTATAACGTCGAAACCCACGGGCAGAAGGGCTTCAACGGGGTGGCGATCCTGTCGAAGCTGCCGCTGGAGGATGTGACGCGAGGCCTGCCGGGGGACGACACCGACGAACAGGCCCGCTGGATCGAGGCCACGGTGGTGGGCGATCGCGCGGTGCGGGTCTGCGGGCTTTACCTGCCCAATGGCAACCCGGCACCCGGACCCAAATATGATTACAAGCTCGCATGGATGGCGCGGATGAAGACCCGCGCGGCGGAATTGCTCACCAGCGAGGAGCCTGTCGTGCTGGCGGGCGATTACAACGTGATCCCGCAACCCGAGGACGCGGCCCGCCCCGAAGCATGGACCGAGGACGCGCTGTTTTTGCCGCAGACCCGCGCCGCGTTCCGCGAAATCCTGTCACTGGGCTACACCGAGGCGTTCCGCGCCCGAACCCGTGGTCCCGGCCATTACACGTTCTGGGATTATCAGGCGGGGGCGTGGAACCGGAACCACGGAATTCGCATCGATCACCTGCTGCTGAGCCCGCAGGCCGCCGATCTGCTGACCGATTGCCAGATCGACAAAGACGTTCGCGGGCGCGAGAAACCTTCGGACCATGTGCCGATCTGGGTTGATCTGGACGCCTGA
- the alr gene encoding alanine racemase — translation MATGTLTIDLDALAHNWRALDRMSGPDTETGAVVKADGYGLGAETVARVLAKAGARRFFVAVAEEGAAIRAALGRAPEIYVFGGHMPGDTEMIHDLDLIPLLNSIEQMTRHFEALPDGPFGVQLDTNMNRLGLELAEWAAVGEIALSKQPRLLMSHLASADDPDSDQSARQLETFRHMTDGTGVARSLSATGGTLLGRDYHFELTRPGVGLYGGLPFEDARPVARVTLPVIQTRTVEAGEQVGYNATWTAPRDSLIATVSGGYADGIHRAMSNRGALYAGDRACPIVGRVSMDLITVDVTDLPEVPDALDLLSLQQTVDQLAAHWGTTGYEVLTSLGARYQRRTVGTGPV, via the coding sequence ATGGCCACCGGAACGCTTACCATCGACCTCGACGCGCTTGCGCATAACTGGCGCGCGCTGGACCGGATGTCGGGGCCGGATACGGAAACCGGCGCGGTGGTGAAAGCCGACGGCTACGGGCTGGGCGCCGAGACGGTGGCGCGGGTGCTGGCCAAGGCCGGCGCACGCCGTTTCTTTGTGGCCGTTGCCGAGGAAGGCGCGGCGATCCGGGCCGCCTTGGGCCGCGCGCCGGAAATCTACGTCTTTGGCGGGCACATGCCGGGCGATACCGAGATGATCCATGATCTCGACCTGATCCCGCTGCTGAACTCGATCGAGCAGATGACCCGTCATTTCGAGGCGCTGCCTGACGGTCCCTTCGGCGTGCAACTCGACACCAACATGAACCGGCTTGGGCTGGAACTGGCGGAATGGGCCGCCGTGGGCGAGATTGCGTTGTCGAAACAACCGCGCCTGCTGATGAGCCACCTTGCCTCTGCCGACGATCCCGATAGCGACCAGTCCGCGCGGCAGCTGGAGACCTTCCGCCACATGACCGACGGCACCGGCGTGGCGCGGTCGCTCTCCGCAACGGGCGGCACGCTTTTGGGCCGCGACTACCATTTCGAACTGACCCGGCCCGGCGTCGGGCTTTATGGCGGGTTGCCCTTCGAGGATGCCCGCCCCGTGGCCCGTGTCACCCTGCCGGTGATCCAGACACGCACCGTCGAGGCGGGCGAGCAGGTCGGCTACAACGCCACATGGACCGCGCCGCGTGATAGCCTGATCGCCACCGTGTCAGGCGGTTATGCCGATGGCATCCACCGCGCGATGAGCAATCGCGGGGCGCTTTACGCCGGCGACCGCGCCTGTCCGATCGTGGGCCGGGTGTCGATGGATCTGATCACCGTCGATGTCACCGATCTGCCGGAGGTGCCCGACGCGCTGGACCTGCTGAGCCTGCAACAGACCGTCGATCAGCTTGCAGCGCATTGGGGCACCACCGGCTATGAGGTGCTGACCTCGCTCGGCGCCCGGTATCAGCGGCGCACCGTGGGCACCGGCCCGGTCTAA